The sequence GAATGAACGCAACGGTAAACTCTACATCATTCTGGGAGCAGGGTCTTCTCGGGGAGAATCTATTTCTTACCATGACATTGGGTGCGCTCGTAAAGGCTCTTTTAATCCTTGTGATAGGTCTTCTGATAGCAAAGCTTCTCAGGAGGTACCTCCTTAACCTGTCCAGAAGCACCAAGTACGTATGGATAATTAACGAAGACACCGCCTCAACGCTGCACAACTTAATAGTGGTTATAGCGGTTGTTTACAGCCTCGATGCCCTGGGAGTGCTCTCCTATGAAATCGCCGGGACGAGCATAAGCAACCTGTTAACCGCTTTTCTGGTGTTTTACTTCTCCTATCTTCTCGCCAAGAAGTCAAAGGACTATATGATAATGAGTTCTTCCCGGCAGAAGCTCCCGGAAGTTCAGGTTAAGGCGAAGCTCTTCTACTATCTGATAGTCACGTTAGCATTTTTCATAGCCCTCAACATAGCGGGCCTCACCGGCAGGTTGACGACGCTTTTAGCTGCGGCGGGAATAACGGGTATTGTCCTCGGTTTTTCGGCACAAACTGTCGTTTCAAACTTCATCTCGGGTATATTCATGTACTTTGATAAGCCCCTCAAGATAGGCGACCCCGTGGAAGTTGCCGGCTATTCGGGGATTGTCCATGACATCAGAATCCTCTCCACTAGAATAAGGACGTGGGATGGTCTTCTCGTGAGGATCCCAAACGAGAAGCTCTTCAACAGCGAGATAAAGAACCTCCAGAAGTACCCGGCGAGGAGGGTTGACATAATAGTGGGCATAGCCTACAAGGAAGACGCCCAGAGGGCTATAGATGTTATAAAGAAGACCCTCGACGAGATGCCATATGTCCTCGCGGAGCCCGAGCCGACGGTCTTCGTGGACAGCCTTGGCGACAGCAGCGTCAACATAGCCATTAGGGCATGGGCGCCGAGCGAGAAGTGGTTCGACGTGAGGACTCAGATAGTCCAGAGGGTAAAGAAGGCACTCAACGAGGCCGGAATCGAGATACCGTTCCCGCAGAGGGTCAACTGGTTTGCGGAGGAGTTGAGAGTAAA comes from Thermococcus aggregans and encodes:
- a CDS encoding mechanosensitive ion channel family protein is translated as MNATVNSTSFWEQGLLGENLFLTMTLGALVKALLILVIGLLIAKLLRRYLLNLSRSTKYVWIINEDTASTLHNLIVVIAVVYSLDALGVLSYEIAGTSISNLLTAFLVFYFSYLLAKKSKDYMIMSSSRQKLPEVQVKAKLFYYLIVTLAFFIALNIAGLTGRLTTLLAAAGITGIVLGFSAQTVVSNFISGIFMYFDKPLKIGDPVEVAGYSGIVHDIRILSTRIRTWDGLLVRIPNEKLFNSEIKNLQKYPARRVDIIVGIAYKEDAQRAIDVIKKTLDEMPYVLAEPEPTVFVDSLGDSSVNIAIRAWAPSEKWFDVRTQIVQRVKKALNEAGIEIPFPQRVNWFAEELRVKVEKEN